Proteins encoded in a region of the Nocardia asteroides genome:
- a CDS encoding multicopper oxidase domain-containing protein produces MSSDSRPHRWRRLLLVLVSVVTLLVLAIFAGVARVYVEATVSTVGSTDFRNELVVPPLAPSRLGTDGIRTFELDMRPGRREFLPGRATETWGFNGDYLGPTLRARRGEKVAVTVRNNLPEASTVHWHGMHLPAAMDGGPHQMIAPAAAWTPTWSIDQPAATLWYHPHPHGATESHVRRGLAGMFLLDDDASTDLPLPSTYGVDDLPVIVQDVRFDGAAFDSAHRVFRDAGFLGDRTMVNGTLAPYRNVADELLRLRLLNASTARTYTFEFSDLRAFFLVATDGGLVERPSSLARLRLSPGERAEIVVRMRPGERTVLRSGELDAGLDFWTQRFSGGDDTFDLLELRAAQTLRPSPALPATLASPTTPDGGDSVRERHFDLNLSGINGTPMDMDRIDFAVTRGTAETWVVRNNDGMPHNFHVHDVQFRVLALNDGPPPAGSKDTIYLPPGSTARLAMRFDGPADADSPYMYHCHLLWHEDLGMMGQFVVVDPGQAAGRPPTHHGH; encoded by the coding sequence ATGTCTTCGGATTCCCGGCCGCACAGGTGGCGACGGTTGCTCCTGGTCCTCGTCTCCGTCGTGACTCTGCTGGTTCTGGCCATATTCGCCGGCGTGGCCCGGGTGTACGTCGAGGCGACCGTATCCACGGTCGGCAGTACCGACTTCCGGAACGAACTCGTCGTTCCTCCACTCGCGCCGTCCCGGCTCGGCACCGACGGAATTCGTACGTTCGAACTCGACATGCGACCGGGGCGGAGGGAATTCCTCCCGGGCCGGGCTACCGAGACCTGGGGTTTCAACGGCGACTACCTGGGTCCGACGCTGCGGGCGCGGCGCGGGGAGAAGGTGGCGGTCACCGTGCGCAACAACCTGCCGGAGGCCTCCACCGTGCATTGGCACGGTATGCACCTGCCCGCCGCGATGGACGGCGGCCCGCACCAGATGATCGCGCCCGCAGCGGCGTGGACGCCGACTTGGAGCATCGATCAACCCGCTGCCACGCTCTGGTATCACCCCCATCCGCACGGCGCGACCGAGAGCCATGTGCGCCGCGGATTGGCAGGCATGTTCCTGCTCGACGACGACGCGTCCACCGATCTGCCACTCCCCTCGACCTACGGCGTGGACGACCTGCCGGTGATCGTGCAGGACGTGAGATTCGACGGCGCGGCATTCGACTCCGCGCACAGGGTGTTCCGCGATGCCGGATTCCTCGGCGATCGGACGATGGTCAACGGGACGCTCGCGCCCTACCGGAACGTCGCCGATGAACTCCTCCGCCTGCGACTGCTCAACGCTTCGACCGCACGCACTTACACCTTCGAGTTCTCCGACCTGCGCGCGTTCTTCCTCGTCGCCACGGACGGCGGCCTGGTCGAACGCCCCAGCAGCCTGGCTCGGCTGCGGTTGTCGCCGGGCGAGCGAGCCGAGATCGTGGTGCGGATGCGGCCGGGCGAGCGCACCGTGCTGCGCAGCGGCGAACTCGACGCCGGGCTCGATTTCTGGACCCAGCGTTTCTCCGGTGGGGACGACACCTTCGACCTTCTCGAATTGCGCGCGGCCCAGACGCTGCGGCCCTCACCGGCCTTACCCGCGACGCTGGCTTCGCCCACCACGCCGGATGGCGGCGATTCGGTGCGGGAACGGCATTTCGACCTGAACCTGAGCGGGATCAACGGCACGCCGATGGATATGGACCGCATCGACTTCGCGGTCACTCGCGGCACCGCGGAGACCTGGGTGGTGCGCAACAACGACGGGATGCCGCACAACTTCCACGTCCACGACGTGCAGTTCCGCGTGCTCGCACTGAACGACGGCCCACCGCCGGCCGGGTCGAAGGACACCATCTACCTGCCCCCGGGGAGCACGGCGCGACTGGCCATGCGGTTCGACGGCCCGGCGGATGCCGACTCGCCGTACATGTACCACTGCCACCTGCTCTGGCACGAGGACCTCGGGATGATGGGCCAGTTCGTGGTCGTGGACCCGGGCCAGGCAGCGGGCAGACCGCCGACCCACCACGGCCACTGA
- a CDS encoding GtrA family protein: MVADPGAAAPEPEAGLLVRAVRRQEVAFALVGACNTLLGMGLTVAWLAVLGDAWPPAVSVVLAYGMGIVVAFVLHRTLVFRVRGRVLRDFAGFVVVNSGGLLMNTVLLSLAVSVLHLPRIPAAVVVMGLVAFASFFGHRYISFRRRPETPSAHATG; this comes from the coding sequence GTGGTCGCGGATCCCGGCGCGGCGGCACCGGAGCCCGAGGCAGGCCTGCTGGTGCGGGCGGTCCGTCGTCAGGAGGTGGCATTCGCCCTGGTCGGCGCGTGCAACACCCTGCTCGGCATGGGGCTGACGGTCGCGTGGCTCGCGGTGCTCGGTGACGCGTGGCCGCCCGCCGTCTCGGTGGTGCTGGCCTACGGCATGGGGATCGTCGTCGCTTTCGTTCTGCACCGAACCCTCGTGTTCCGGGTGCGCGGCCGGGTATTGCGCGACTTCGCCGGCTTCGTCGTGGTGAATTCCGGTGGGCTGCTGATGAACACGGTGCTGCTGTCGCTGGCCGTCTCGGTGCTGCACCTGCCGCGGATTCCGGCGGCGGTCGTGGTGATGGGGCTGGTCGCGTTCGCCAGTTTCTTCGGCCATCGCTACATCTCGTTCCGCCGTAGGCCGGAGACTCCGTCGGCGCACGCGACCGGATAG
- a CDS encoding DNA-3-methyladenine glycosylase: MATVCAHTVEELAVEPPAAARRLLGATLRSGPVAVRIVEVEAYGGDPAGPWPDPASHSGRGRTKRNEVMFGPAGVLYVYLSYGMHTCINVTSGPDGVASAVLIRSGEVIEGLETVRARRPGARSDLGLARGPGNFGSALGITLSDYGTPLFDPSSPIRLELNGPVEAAEITSGPRVGVSSAADVPWRFWLPGSRAVSVYRRSPRAPLPAVKSA; encoded by the coding sequence ATGGCGACTGTGTGTGCCCATACTGTCGAGGAACTCGCCGTCGAACCACCCGCCGCCGCCCGGCGCTTGCTCGGAGCCACGTTGCGGTCGGGACCGGTCGCGGTGCGCATCGTCGAAGTCGAGGCCTACGGGGGCGACCCGGCCGGGCCGTGGCCGGACCCGGCTTCGCATTCCGGTCGTGGCCGGACCAAGCGCAATGAAGTGATGTTCGGTCCTGCCGGTGTGCTGTACGTCTATCTCAGCTACGGCATGCACACCTGCATCAACGTGACGAGCGGCCCGGATGGAGTCGCCAGCGCCGTGCTGATCCGCTCCGGCGAGGTGATCGAGGGGCTCGAGACCGTACGGGCGCGTCGCCCGGGCGCGCGCTCCGATCTCGGCTTGGCCCGTGGGCCGGGCAACTTCGGCAGCGCGTTGGGAATCACGTTGAGCGACTACGGAACTCCACTGTTCGATCCGTCATCGCCGATCCGGTTGGAATTGAACGGCCCGGTCGAGGCCGCCGAGATCACGAGCGGCCCGCGGGTCGGTGTCAGCAGCGCGGCGGACGTGCCGTGGCGGTTCTGGCTTCCGGGTTCGCGGGCGGTGTCGGTGTACCGCCGCAGTCCGCGTGCTCCGCTGCCCGCCGTGAAGTCCGCCTGA
- a CDS encoding class I SAM-dependent methyltransferase, translated as MRTSLIYRNGTVYEVLMRGLYGRHYTARYRAIAELVPEGASVVDLCCGPATLYTRYLRRKSVDYTGLDLNERFVARVNEAGGRGRVWNLRSDDALPAADYVIMQASLYHFLPEPGPLLDRMLAAAGKNVIVAEPVRNLATSDNPVLATIGKRFTDAGDGEQAHRFTEQTLDEFFTPYAPRVARRSLIAGGREKLYVLTA; from the coding sequence GTGAGAACGAGCCTCATCTACCGCAACGGGACCGTCTACGAGGTGCTGATGCGCGGGTTGTACGGCAGGCACTACACGGCTCGGTATCGCGCTATCGCGGAGCTCGTACCGGAAGGAGCGAGCGTGGTGGATCTGTGCTGCGGACCTGCGACGCTCTACACCCGCTACTTGCGCCGCAAGTCGGTCGACTACACGGGCCTGGACCTGAACGAGCGTTTCGTCGCGCGCGTGAACGAAGCGGGCGGGCGGGGCAGGGTATGGAACCTGCGTTCGGATGACGCACTGCCCGCCGCCGACTACGTCATCATGCAGGCCAGCCTCTACCACTTCCTCCCCGAGCCGGGCCCCCTCCTCGATCGGATGCTCGCGGCTGCTGGCAAGAACGTGATCGTCGCCGAACCGGTCCGCAATCTGGCGACCAGCGACAATCCGGTTCTCGCCACGATCGGTAAGCGGTTCACCGACGCGGGCGACGGTGAGCAGGCGCACCGCTTCACCGAGCAGACGCTGGACGAGTTCTTCACGCCGTACGCGCCGCGCGTGGCACGGCGATCCCTGATCGCGGGCGGCAGGGAGAAGCTCTACGTGCTCACCGCGTAA
- a CDS encoding glycosyltransferase, whose translation MPIPPARTFRSGAPATNGDPARPGVDRPHRVSVVVPVYRGEDTIAGLVAELHDLTRPVETPGGTTFMVTEIILVHDHGPDRSDVVLQELQRTYPTVRTVWLSRNFGQDAATIAGMSVAAGDWIVTMDEDGQHDPRFISTFLDTALAQRADLVYSKPSNTRPHGFLRNLTSRGAKLVLATLFAFPDSTRFESYRLIRGDIGRQLAEVASNGVYLDVALTWVVGAVAQAPVVLRAEGREESGYNYRRLFSLFWKMVLCSGTRGLRLVSLLGVTLALAGVVMAAIVVFEALTTDGWAPEGWASTIVVLLLCSGAVLFSLGLIAEYLGVALHILVGKPLYLTVETPTPRPADTSELTATTASRGTDRVEH comes from the coding sequence ATGCCGATTCCCCCCGCCCGTACATTCCGTTCCGGCGCCCCCGCGACGAACGGTGACCCGGCACGGCCCGGCGTGGATCGGCCGCACCGGGTGTCGGTGGTCGTGCCGGTGTACCGGGGTGAGGACACGATCGCGGGTCTGGTCGCCGAACTGCACGATCTCACGCGCCCCGTCGAGACGCCGGGCGGCACCACGTTCATGGTCACCGAGATCATCCTGGTGCACGACCACGGCCCCGACCGTTCCGACGTGGTACTGCAGGAACTGCAGCGAACCTATCCCACGGTGCGCACCGTCTGGCTCAGCCGCAACTTCGGCCAGGACGCCGCCACGATCGCCGGGATGTCGGTCGCGGCCGGTGACTGGATCGTCACCATGGACGAGGACGGCCAGCACGATCCCCGCTTCATCAGCACGTTCCTGGACACGGCCTTGGCCCAGCGAGCCGACCTGGTCTACTCCAAGCCGAGCAACACCAGGCCGCACGGATTCCTGCGCAATCTGACCTCGCGCGGAGCCAAGCTGGTGCTCGCGACGCTGTTCGCGTTCCCGGATTCCACCCGGTTCGAAAGCTACCGGCTCATCCGTGGGGACATCGGCAGGCAGCTCGCCGAGGTCGCCTCCAACGGCGTCTACCTGGACGTCGCGCTGACCTGGGTGGTCGGCGCCGTCGCGCAGGCGCCGGTGGTGTTGCGGGCCGAGGGCAGGGAGGAGTCCGGCTACAACTACCGTCGCCTGTTCTCGCTGTTCTGGAAGATGGTCCTGTGCAGCGGCACCCGCGGATTGCGGCTGGTCAGCCTGCTGGGCGTCACGCTGGCCCTGGCCGGCGTCGTGATGGCCGCGATCGTCGTCTTCGAAGCGCTGACCACCGACGGCTGGGCACCCGAAGGCTGGGCCTCCACCATCGTGGTGCTGCTGCTGTGCTCCGGCGCCGTGCTCTTCTCGCTCGGGCTCATCGCCGAGTACCTGGGCGTGGCCCTGCACATCCTGGTGGGCAAACCGCTCTACCTCACCGTCGAGACGCCGACGCCGCGTCCGGCCGACACTTCGGAATTGACCGCGACCACCGCCAGCAGGGGGACCGACCGGGTTGAGCACTGA
- a CDS encoding ABC transporter permease, translating into MTATSAAAPRRTPTMRPYAATTGRILRQLRNDHRTVAMILVVPALLMTLLYFIYKDTPTNPMNPVSLFDRVGISMLGILPFIVMFLITAIAMQRERTSGTLERLLSTPLTKLDLLAGYGTAFSLAAAAQATVACLVSFGLLGLGAAGSPGWVVLIAVVDAVCGVALGLLASAFARTEFQAVQFMPVVVAPQIFLCGLLVPRDQLPDWLEVISDVMPLSYAVDALQQVSVHPEVTGAMWRDLAIVAAFAIVALCLGAATLRRRTE; encoded by the coding sequence ATGACCGCCACCTCGGCAGCCGCGCCCCGGCGGACGCCCACTATGCGTCCCTACGCCGCGACCACCGGTCGCATCCTGCGGCAGCTGCGCAATGACCACCGCACCGTCGCCATGATCCTGGTGGTTCCCGCCCTGCTGATGACGCTGCTGTATTTCATCTACAAGGACACCCCGACCAACCCGATGAATCCGGTCTCGCTGTTCGACCGAGTCGGCATCAGCATGCTCGGCATCCTGCCGTTCATCGTGATGTTCCTGATCACCGCGATCGCCATGCAGCGCGAACGCACCTCGGGCACGCTGGAGCGGCTGCTGTCCACCCCGCTGACGAAACTCGACCTGCTCGCCGGATACGGCACCGCGTTCTCGCTGGCCGCCGCCGCTCAAGCGACCGTCGCCTGCCTGGTCTCCTTCGGGTTGCTGGGGCTCGGCGCGGCGGGCAGCCCCGGTTGGGTCGTGCTGATCGCGGTGGTCGACGCGGTGTGCGGGGTGGCCCTCGGCCTGCTGGCAAGCGCTTTCGCCCGCACCGAATTCCAGGCCGTACAGTTCATGCCGGTCGTGGTCGCACCGCAGATCTTTTTGTGCGGCTTGCTCGTTCCCCGCGACCAGCTGCCCGATTGGCTGGAGGTGATCAGCGACGTGATGCCGTTGAGTTACGCGGTCGATGCGCTGCAACAGGTTTCAGTGCATCCGGAGGTCACCGGTGCGATGTGGCGTGACCTGGCCATCGTCGCGGCATTCGCGATCGTCGCCCTGTGCCTGGGCGCGGCGACGCTACGACGGCGGACCGAGTGA
- a CDS encoding TetR family transcriptional regulator, whose amino-acid sequence MRAGDDSGGAERPLRTGRRPGRSGAREAILAAARARFAEAGFDKTSVRAVAADAGVDPALVHHYFGTKQQLFAAVVELPVDPEATLRILDSVPLEQLGETIIRAVVGVWDSPAGPGVVAVVRSILAGNDDPALARTFLLEVVLERVRQRIATPEDDGRTRVALVASQMIGVLVGRKIIGVEPLASMPAADLAATVGPTLQRYLTGDITRRPV is encoded by the coding sequence GTGAGGGCAGGCGACGATTCCGGCGGTGCCGAGCGGCCCCTGCGCACCGGGCGTCGACCAGGTCGATCGGGCGCCCGCGAGGCCATCCTCGCGGCCGCCCGCGCGCGTTTCGCCGAGGCGGGCTTCGACAAGACCTCGGTGCGCGCGGTCGCCGCCGACGCGGGGGTGGATCCGGCCCTGGTGCACCACTACTTCGGCACCAAGCAACAGCTCTTCGCCGCGGTGGTGGAGCTGCCGGTGGATCCCGAGGCGACCTTGCGGATCCTCGATTCCGTGCCCCTGGAACAGTTGGGCGAGACCATCATTCGCGCGGTCGTGGGGGTATGGGACTCCCCGGCGGGTCCCGGTGTGGTCGCGGTGGTGCGCAGCATCCTGGCCGGCAACGACGACCCGGCGCTGGCCAGGACGTTTCTCTTGGAAGTCGTGCTGGAACGCGTCCGCCAGCGCATCGCCACCCCGGAGGACGACGGTCGCACCCGGGTCGCACTGGTGGCGTCGCAGATGATCGGCGTGCTGGTGGGCCGCAAGATCATCGGCGTCGAGCCGCTGGCCTCGATGCCCGCGGCCGACCTGGCGGCCACGGTGGGCCCGACGCTGCAACGCTATCTGACCGGTGACATCACGCGGAGACCGGTGTAA
- the rffA gene encoding dTDP-4-amino-4,6-dideoxygalactose transaminase, producing the protein MSTDRVIFSRPFRARRELPNLEAVLASDHSHGDGQFTASATAKLKAITGAPHALLTTSCTSALEMAGLLLELGPDDEVIVPSFAFTSTATSMALRGATCVFADIDPATGNLDPASVAAVITERTKAVVVIHYGGVAADMDGLLALANAHGFAVVEDNAHGLGGTWRGRQLGTIGTMGTLSFHDTKNVHCGEGGALLLTDEILMARAEIIREKGTDRARFLRGAVDKYSWQDIGSSYLPSELNAAVLDAQLDEFDTIQAGRHRVWDAYAAALPDWARRNDVRLMSVPADRGHTAHLYYLRTPTERRRDDLIMHLAAQGISAPFHYIPLDSSPAGFKLGRTPRPCARSAEFSGTVVRLPLWPDLTDAQVARVVDAVTAFTV; encoded by the coding sequence TTGAGCACTGACCGCGTCATCTTCAGCCGCCCATTCCGGGCGCGCCGGGAACTACCGAACCTGGAGGCCGTGCTGGCCTCCGACCACAGCCATGGCGACGGACAGTTCACCGCGTCGGCCACCGCGAAGCTGAAGGCGATCACGGGCGCGCCGCACGCCCTGCTCACCACCTCCTGCACGTCCGCGTTGGAGATGGCGGGCCTGCTGCTGGAGCTGGGCCCCGACGACGAAGTGATCGTGCCCAGCTTCGCGTTCACCTCCACCGCCACCTCGATGGCGCTGCGCGGCGCCACCTGCGTCTTCGCCGACATCGATCCGGCAACCGGCAACCTGGACCCGGCGTCGGTGGCCGCAGTGATCACCGAGCGGACCAAAGCCGTGGTGGTCATCCACTACGGTGGCGTCGCCGCCGACATGGACGGGTTGCTGGCCCTGGCGAACGCGCACGGCTTCGCCGTCGTCGAGGACAACGCGCACGGGCTCGGCGGCACCTGGCGCGGCAGGCAGCTGGGCACCATCGGCACGATGGGCACGCTCAGCTTCCACGACACCAAGAACGTGCACTGCGGCGAGGGCGGCGCGCTGCTGCTCACCGACGAGATCCTGATGGCGCGCGCCGAGATCATCCGGGAAAAGGGCACCGACCGTGCCCGGTTCCTGCGCGGAGCAGTGGACAAGTACTCCTGGCAGGACATCGGCTCCAGCTATCTGCCGAGCGAGCTGAACGCGGCCGTGCTCGACGCGCAACTGGACGAGTTCGACACCATCCAGGCCGGACGGCACCGGGTGTGGGACGCCTACGCCGCCGCCCTCCCGGACTGGGCCCGGCGCAACGACGTGCGCCTGATGTCCGTGCCCGCCGATCGCGGGCACACCGCGCATCTGTACTACCTGCGCACCCCGACCGAGCGACGCCGCGACGACCTCATCATGCACCTCGCCGCGCAGGGCATCTCCGCCCCGTTCCACTACATCCCGCTGGATTCCAGCCCGGCCGGCTTCAAACTCGGCCGCACGCCGCGACCGTGCGCCCGCAGCGCCGAGTTCTCCGGAACCGTCGTGCGCCTGCCGCTGTGGCCGGATCTCACCGACGCGCAGGTAGCCCGCGTCGTGGACGCGGTCACCGCGTTCACCGTGTGA
- a CDS encoding Trm112 family protein, with protein sequence MPEHTTLDATLLSLLACPQDKGPLRLVRAADGSALLYNPRLRRAYPIENGIPVLLVDEARDVTDAEHDAFIAQADA encoded by the coding sequence ATGCCTGAGCACACCACCCTGGACGCCACACTGTTGAGCCTGCTGGCTTGCCCGCAGGACAAGGGACCGCTGCGGCTGGTCCGTGCCGCCGACGGCAGCGCGCTGCTCTACAACCCGCGCCTGCGCCGGGCATACCCGATCGAGAATGGCATCCCGGTCCTGCTCGTCGACGAAGCCAGGGACGTCACCGACGCCGAACACGACGCGTTCATCGCGCAGGCCGACGCCTGA
- a CDS encoding ABC transporter ATP-binding protein, whose product MSQPTPSPAVQVRNLRVRRGGREVLRDVSLTIPSGSITGLLGPSGCGKTTLMRCVVGTQITESGEVTALGIPAGSAALRHRIGYVTQAPSIYNDISVRENVAYFAALYGRDRADVDDAITAVGLTEHAQQRGDELSGGQKTRASLACALVAQPQLLVLDEPTVGLDPVLRVELWKQFHELAANGTTLLVSSHVMDEAEHCDRLLLMRDGQLLAQLSPDELRARTGEQNLETAFLTLITMGQNA is encoded by the coding sequence GTGTCGCAACCCACCCCATCCCCCGCCGTCCAAGTACGGAACCTGCGGGTCCGCCGCGGCGGCCGGGAGGTCCTGCGCGACGTCTCGCTGACCATCCCGTCCGGTTCGATCACCGGGCTGCTCGGTCCGTCCGGGTGCGGCAAGACCACACTGATGCGCTGCGTCGTGGGCACTCAGATCACGGAGTCCGGTGAGGTCACCGCGCTCGGCATCCCGGCGGGCTCCGCGGCGTTGCGCCACCGGATCGGCTACGTCACCCAGGCGCCGAGCATTTACAACGACATCAGCGTCCGCGAGAACGTCGCGTACTTCGCCGCGCTCTACGGCCGCGACCGCGCCGACGTCGACGACGCGATCACGGCGGTCGGCTTGACCGAGCACGCCCAGCAGCGCGGTGACGAGCTCTCCGGCGGCCAGAAGACGCGCGCGTCCCTCGCGTGCGCGCTGGTAGCCCAGCCTCAGCTGCTGGTCTTGGACGAACCGACGGTGGGTCTTGATCCCGTGCTGCGGGTCGAGCTGTGGAAGCAGTTCCACGAGCTGGCCGCGAACGGGACGACCCTGTTGGTGTCCAGTCACGTCATGGACGAGGCCGAGCACTGTGACCGGCTGCTGCTGATGCGCGACGGTCAGCTGCTCGCCCAGCTCAGTCCCGACGAACTACGCGCGCGGACCGGGGAACAGAACCTGGAGACCGCCTTCCTCACACTGATCACGATGGGACAGAACGCATGA
- a CDS encoding GtrA family protein, producing the protein MRRDVAGVTEAPRAFVTDARLTSVAEKTTPLPADPGPLLRLVRRQEIAFALVGMVNTGLGMVLTVTWLAVLGERVPAAVAPALAYSVSVVVAFVLHRTLVFRVRGRLRRDFFAFVAVNSGGLALNMALLQVGVSVLHLPRIPSAVAVMALVAGASFFGHRHISFRRTPALGVDGSRSGPPGR; encoded by the coding sequence ATGCGGCGCGACGTCGCGGGTGTGACGGAGGCGCCTCGGGCCTTCGTGACGGACGCCCGGCTCACCAGCGTGGCGGAAAAGACCACGCCGCTTCCCGCCGATCCCGGTCCGCTGCTGCGATTGGTGCGACGTCAGGAGATCGCGTTCGCCCTCGTGGGCATGGTGAATACGGGCCTCGGCATGGTCTTGACGGTGACGTGGCTGGCGGTGCTGGGCGAGCGGGTGCCCGCCGCCGTCGCACCCGCCCTGGCCTACAGCGTCAGCGTCGTCGTGGCGTTCGTCCTGCACCGGACCCTCGTGTTCCGCGTGCGCGGACGCCTGAGGCGCGATTTCTTCGCGTTCGTCGCGGTGAACTCCGGCGGGCTGGCGCTGAACATGGCGCTGCTCCAGGTGGGGGTATCGGTCCTGCATCTGCCGCGCATCCCGTCGGCGGTCGCGGTGATGGCGCTGGTGGCCGGCGCCAGCTTCTTCGGGCATCGCCACATCTCGTTCCGCCGGACGCCGGCGCTCGGTGTGGACGGTTCTCGGTCCGGTCCGCCCGGGAGGTAG
- a CDS encoding L,D-transpeptidase: MGREVGNVMSSSRLRNWTARCAIACAAAAGLVVAAPAQAEPLWPGGPDIPGMPALIPPPPPVAPCSTAARACMRLSTDEAWLMDEGKVVYGPTPISHGMPGYETPPGVFRVSFKREFHWSTMHNAPMPYATFFNGDIAFHVGPIEKKSHGCVRMTHEGAKAFYEYLWPGDVVEVVE; encoded by the coding sequence ATGGGGAGAGAGGTCGGGAACGTAATGAGCAGCTCGCGTTTACGTAACTGGACAGCTCGATGTGCGATTGCCTGCGCAGCCGCGGCGGGATTGGTCGTAGCGGCGCCCGCGCAGGCCGAACCGCTCTGGCCGGGTGGACCGGACATTCCGGGTATGCCCGCCCTGATTCCGCCCCCGCCGCCGGTCGCTCCGTGTTCCACGGCGGCCCGTGCGTGCATGCGGCTGTCGACGGATGAAGCCTGGCTGATGGACGAGGGCAAGGTGGTCTACGGCCCGACCCCCATTTCGCACGGGATGCCCGGATACGAGACGCCGCCCGGAGTCTTCCGCGTGTCGTTCAAGCGGGAGTTCCATTGGAGCACCATGCACAACGCTCCGATGCCGTACGCGACCTTCTTCAACGGCGACATCGCCTTCCACGTCGGCCCGATCGAGAAGAAGTCGCACGGCTGCGTCCGGATGACCCACGAGGGCGCGAAGGCGTTCTACGAGTACCTGTGGCCGGGTGACGTCGTCGAAGTCGTGGAGTGA